Genomic DNA from Prunus persica cultivar Lovell chromosome G1, Prunus_persica_NCBIv2, whole genome shotgun sequence:
agaattaaaaaaataatgagttgTTGTGTATATTATTGaacattttgtaaaaaatacgtgcataaaatatgaaaaatatgtacgtaCATGTTCAATACaagtattgtatgtttgccaattttaaaaaattaggggAAAACAGAGTATAGTCGGACATCTAAACTATTTctcttatataaaaaaataaaaaaatttaacagcTTATAGCCGAACAGTTGTACagttttttaagaaaattcgGTAAAACccaagtatagccgaacggctatattatttcttttttaaaaaaaattaaaaaaaccgagtatagcctcccggctgtactatttcttTATAGAtacactatataatattttaatatatatattatttgtattcaataatatgtgtataatcggttaattttttgtgtattattgaacattttgtaaaacaaatgtgtattaaatatgaaaaatatgtacgtaGATGTTCAATAGGAGTATTGTACgtttgcttttttttaaaattacgaGAAAACCGAGTATGGACTCACTGCTGCACTATTTttgtaacaaaaaatttaaaacagggtatagccgaacggctgtactgtttcttttctgaaaaaagggggaaaacccgagtatagccggacggccaTACGATTTctataaaaagaattaaaaaccgagtatagccgcgcggctatactattttatgaATACATTTACGATAAAAGGACCATCTAGGTtcattagtttatacttttATAGCTATTAAtttggctatactatttattttaaaaaaaaattagaaaaaattgagtgagtattattgaaaatgtTGTCAAAAGTATGTGTATTAAATATGAAATAGGTGCATTAGatatgaaaaatacatacgtaCATGTTCAATATGAGAATTTTACatctctttttataaaaaaatttaagaaaaaaccgagtatagcggcacggctatactatttctttaaaaagaattaggaaaaaagGGGGTTtagccgcgtggctatactatCTCTTTTAAAACATTAGAGGTTCTGGGTAGTGTCTGTTGTGAAGGATCTAACCGAGGGGATGGGGAAGAAGACCGGGGCAGATATGTGGTCACAGAGCCAGAGGCAATCTAGGTTTACAAATATACTTCAGAAGTTTTGTGCTTCTGGTCTGTATAGAGGTAGTGGCATGAGTAGTTTTAAAGCACAAGACAAGACTGTCATTCCAATTGAATTGGCAGAAATTCCAAAAAACTCTAATTGAATTGGCAgaacataaaatccaaaatccaaCTCAAATTCATACAGTTAATAAACAAACTATGAAAAACGGGCATACATATTTACAGAGCTAAAGGGCAAAAGGAAACCCAGCCTTCCCATTCAAATATAACAGGGAAGGAAACAACATGAGAAGGAATCCCTTCAAAATAAGGCTTCCTATTGTAAATAGGCCAACTCTGTCTgtccccaaaaaaataagaaggaaGAACCCGGAATCAATCTCCTCTTACTCCAGGAAACGAATGTTACAGCAAAGTTGCACCTTTTCCAGCTCAAAATTTCATTCTCGCCTTACAGATAATCTCTCTGATAAATTGGAGACCACAATAGAAAACACAGCAATTAGTTGGCCCCGTTTAATGACAAGCATAGATTCTGTACAGAACCAATATACCAAGACAAATGACCACACATGAAAAGAATGCTATTGATGTATCTTTgtaagtaaaaagaaaaaataaaagaagggaaaagcaACCACTCATCTAGAAATCATAGGAAAGGTAATTCTGAACTCTTTGTCAGGGAAACAGATGTGTCTTGGGCCAATATCAGAGAAACAGTTTTGGTGAATCAAGTGGTTTATTCATACCACCTCAATTGGTTTTCCTTATGTTATTATCATTAAGAGGTGTCACTTCCAAATATTTCTCTActactttgtttttaatttttccttttccaatcGCTACTCTGCCCCATAAAGAATAGCTTCGTAATGAGAATGTGTAAAACTTTTATTTCAAGCTCTCTAATGCCCTTTTGTTACATAAGATACCACTAGCTCGTCGTTGATCTTTTAAAATGTACCATATTCATAAAGGTAATAAcataaaatttgaagtttgCCTCAAAGTCATGAACTAAGAAACTACTGCAAATGACAGCTAAAAAGCAAGTTGCATATCCATGTTGATGAAGTGTCCTAATGAGAGAACAAAATCCCTAATTTCATCAGCCATGGTCAGACTTTCAATTTGCaagcattaaaaaataaattaatttggaaGCTAACTTACTTATTAATTCATAAGTAACGATCATTGTAGTTCCATAGAGTGACATATTTAAGAACCGTGGACCAAATCCTCTATAAAAGCCCCGCCATCCATCCTCTTTAAGGAGTGCTTTTGCCGTCTTCAATACTGATGGTCGTCCAACACCATAATTATCCATGACCTTCAAGTAACATATCAAAGAATTAGCcaaatgacttttttttaaagcagataacttatttcttatttaagACTGTAGAAATGTAATAGAAACAATGGCTGCAGAGATGGAACAGAAACGGACGTTTATAAAATTTACAGTTTTGCACTAAACTACCTGAAGTCGTGTCTTGACTGTGTCAATGGGAGTAGTTATAATGGAGGAACAAGCACCCGCCATCATGCCTGCTGCAGCCTGAACTGTCACCATCTCCATATGAGATGGTTTCTTCTCTGCATCATCGGTATAGCCCAAGCTCCTACAATAACAAAAAGGAAGTCTGATAATTAGACAACAGATTACGCTGAAGTTTTGGAACTGCTAGAATAAAACTGACCAGCATTAAATTATGTACACCTCCAGATGATGTGCTGGGCAGAACCATAGGCACCCCACCAAAGTGCAGATGCTGGCGACTGGGTCACAGCTGTCAATCCAAAGCCTCTATATAAACCACGAAGACCTTCAGCCTTTATCACTTTATGTATGACATCAAATGGTCTGTTGCAGGATGTAGTCCCAGGAAGTCCTTGAACCATTAGTCTCTGGCAAATCTGAATATGCACAAGTATAGTATAGTGCAGATGACGTAACAACAGGTACATTCAGCACATAATATTGAAAAACAGAACTGCTTTATCAGCATTAATGAAAAGCCAAAACAATAATGAGTACATAATATAATGATTGCATGGTAAAATCTCAAAGCTCATATTGAACTGAACCCCAGCATCAAAGATCACAAGTTTTCTACTCTTATCCTACATACACAACTGTTACTTAAAAGGTTTTGTGTTTCGATTAGCCTACAAAATTAGGTCAAATGTAAGAGTCTTTTGAGCCTGTTAAGCCATAAAGCAACCATCCAACACATGACATAATGGCATCTGATTTGCAAACGGGGAATCATATTCACTATTTCTTGTAGGACAACAGCAATTAAGGCAACTGAAGGTTTCATGTGCTAAGTAAAATACTGTACAGTGGAAGTGGTGTATACGGCAAACCTACTTTCATAGGGAAGCAAAAGttgttggttttggttttgcagGATATTAGAGTTGAACATAAAGAGTTAAGCAGTTTCGTGACAGCATCTCCAGGATATTTGTTTTAAAGCCAAAAAAACAGTAAAAGCTATGCGAACATAACCTGAAAACAGgctatttcattttcttatgtaTTCCAATACACCATTTCTTGTCTTGgttaataaacaaaaacacatataaTAGGAAGTGAGAACAAAAGGGTTTACCTACCACATCCAAGGGCACATAGTATACACAAGAAACTAAATTTGAGAACATGCCCGCCACTGCATTTGCAATTCCAATACGCGTAGCCTCAGGCATGTCTAGATCTTCAATGTATTTCAACATCATATCTTTTGATACTTCAAGTGATGTCAAAGCCAAGACCCTACCAGGCAACGATCCAATGGCAGAAGTGCCAAAACCTCTGAATATGCCAGGGATGCCATCACTCTTTAATATATGTCTAAATACTGATATTCCACCCATGTGAGAGAATCCAGAACCAGCTACCTGCATTCTAGTCTTTACAACTGATGTTGGATGTAGTAAGGCTGACTGCGCTGTGAAGAGAATAGCCCCAATAATATGAAACCTTGTCTTGTCCAACCTACATTGAggtgaataaattttaaaagaggGTCAGTTCTTCTAATccatattaaaatatcattgTAACATACCCTAATGTCTCCTTTGGGGAAAAGAAACATATTTAGAAAATGACTGTGGACCGTGGTTGTGTTCGGTTCTCTTTTTCCGAGAAGAAAAGAGGGGGGTTTTGGGTGTTTTGTTTTAAGTACAATAAGGATCCTACCTAAGTTCATTGTCATTTCCATAGGCTTACGGTGCACAATGCAAAGAATTACAGATTGCAAAATCAAACCTCAGCACGAACCAaacaaaggagaaaaaaaaaacttcatacgaagtgACTTATTTTACCACCGAAACAGCTTATAGACAATATGCAAATCACAAGAGCTGCCCAGCCACAGCAGCTTTCCAGCCATCTAGACTGAAATTTGTTCTTAAATATGCGAAAAACTGACATAAAAATGAGTAATGCAACTTGCCCAAAAACAGTATGATGATTGATCAGGACTAACATAAACTGTTTAACATTCAAACATAATTTCAACTCAACAATGGTTCTCATTGACAATCTGCTAAACTTTGTACATTACACACGTAAATACACACAGCTGTTAACCCAGTAAGACCCAGTTAAAAAGAAACCATAAAGAAAAAGGGCATAAAAAATTAGTGTTCCAAATTCTGCCTAAAACAATCATATCATTTTAAAGCAtggaaagaaatgaaaacagagtggtgaaaatgaaatgggtaaccaaaacaaagaaaaaggcaaaggAGAGGAATGGAATGAAACCTGTCCCAGTTGATGTCAGTGTCAGCAAGAGCCAACTCTGGCACGGTCACAGCCTCAGTTTCCACCgccatgttttcttcttttctccaaTCTTTCctagtttcttcttttcttttccacacactgtttttcaagtttcaagtttgatgAGAAGGTTTTAGTTACAAATTTATCACTGAAAGTTGTGTTTTGAGAAATGGAATTCCCAGCTAAGTTTATGTGCTTAAACCGCCTGCCTGCTGCTCTCCTTTGGGTTCTCCTGCAACTGTGTAATTACGCTTCTTCCCAACAAACAATTCATtccatttcaatttctggGTCCTCCAAAATACATTTTCTATACGCTTCTTCTTATGggcattttttttccttgatcAATATGGGCTTTCTCATTTCAGCCCAAATATGTTTAGCATCGGAGACTTGTAATGAAATCCATTAaaggcatgtttacgtatcagtaatggagaAAGTAAAGAATCAGAGAATTTAGGAATCGAGAAACTACTGAATCGGTATGAGAAGAATCATTCTCATTAAGCTGTTTACTAAACATATGGAATTAGCAAAGGAATGAGATTGATtcccattgttattgtttactaattttcttgaatcagaattcaaattaatttcattACTGAAAAGCCCTGCACATTTTCACCacaacacatatataattctcaaatTGGCTAAGGAGACCAAACTAATCATGCAGCAAACCAGTAAGGTGGTGTAAACATGAGGACTCAATATACTGAACGAGATGAACAGTAAGAGCCCAATTCAATGATAATATTAATAACACCTTTGTCCAAAGCCAATTTCGATCGAAAAAATAAACTCcattaaatatatatctttCACCTACGTAACTagtaaacaatcaaataataataacacgCATAATCTTCatactaccaaaaaaaaagatatataatctCCACAA
This window encodes:
- the LOC18791251 gene encoding solute carrier family 25 member 44; the encoded protein is MAVETEAVTVPELALADTDINWDRLDKTRFHIIGAILFTAQSALLHPTSVVKTRMQVAGSGFSHMGGISVFRHILKSDGIPGIFRGFGTSAIGSLPGRVLALTSLEVSKDMMLKYIEDLDMPEATRIGIANAVAGMFSNLVSCVYYVPLDVICQRLMVQGLPGTTSCNRPFDVIHKVIKAEGLRGLYRGFGLTAVTQSPASALWWGAYGSAQHIIWRSLGYTDDAEKKPSHMEMVTVQAAAGMMAGACSSIITTPIDTVKTRLQVMDNYGVGRPSVLKTAKALLKEDGWRGFYRGFGPRFLNMSLYGTTMIVTYELIKRLSVRRE